TTATTGCGCGGCCGTGACGCCCAGCGTCAATTGGTGGTGATGGCCAAGTACGCCGCCGGCATAACGCGAGATGCCACCCGCCAGATCGCCTTTTCCAGCAATCCTGCCGGCATCGTCTCTGTCGACAGCACAGGCCTGGTCACTCCGCTGGCCGATGGCAAGACAGTTGTCACGGCCCAAGCAGCTGGCGGTGTGAACGCCAGCATGGAAGTGGCGGTGGATCATTTTGTCGACGATCCGCAGATCAATTTCCCGAACCAGATCGTGCCGATCTTTACCAAACTCGGCTGTAACAGTGGCGGATGCCACGGTAAGGCCAGCGGCCAGAACGGTTTCAAGCTGTCGCTGCTTGGGTTCGAGCCGGGCGAGGATTATGAGCATCTGGTTAAGGAAGCGCGCGGCCGGCGTTTGTTCCCTGCAGCGCCTGATCGCAGCCTGCTGCTGACCAAGCCGATCAACGCCATTCCGCATGGTGGCGGTCAGCGGCTGGATAAGGAATCGCTCGAATATCGACTGTTAAAGCGCTGGATCACGCAGGGCATGCCCTACGGCAAAGATACCGATCCCAAGGTCGCGCGGATCGAAGTCCTGCCGGAATACTCGATCATGGCCCGCCGAGGTGAGCAACAGATCGCCGTGCTGGCACACTACACTGACGGCGCTATAGAGGATGTGACGCGGCTGGCCCAATTTGATCCTAACGACAATGAGATGGCCGAAGTCTCGAACCTAGGCCTGGTCAAGACGCTCGACCTGACCGGCGACGTGGCCGTAATGGCACGCTACCAGGGGCATGTGGGTGTGTTCCGGGCCAATGTGCCGTTGGGTGTGAACGTCGACACTCTGCCGCCCTCGCAAAACTTTGTCGACGACCTGGTTTTCGCGAAGCTGAAGACCCTCGGCGTGCCCCCCTCGGTGGTTTGCGACGACGCCACGTTCCTGCGTCGCGTCAGCGTCGATATCGCCGGACGTTTACCGACGCTGGAAGAGACCAAAGCCTTTCTGGCCGAAACGGATCCCGCCAAGCGCGATCGGGCGATCGATCGTTTGCTGGACAGCAGCGATTACGCCGACTACTTCGCCAACAAGTGGACCGCGGTGCTGCGTAATCGGCGCCAGAACCCCAATTACATGCACGGCACCTACGCGTTCCACGACTGGATTCGCGAAAGCCTGTATGCCAATAAGCCGTATGATCAGTTCGTGCGCGACATTCTGACCGCCTCGGGCGATGTGGGCGACAATCCGCCCGTGGCCTGGTATCGCGAAGTAAAGGACACGAATCAGCAGGTCGAAGACAGCGCGCAATTGTTTCTGGGATTGCGGATTCAATGTGCCCGCTGCCATCACCATCCGTTCGAGGCCTGGAGCCAGCGCGACTACTACGGTTTCTCGGCGTTCTTCTCGCAGGTAGCGCGCAAGCCGGGAGATCAGACTGACGAGCAGCGCGTCTTTAGCAAGCGCGGTGCCGCCCGGGCCACGAATCCGAAGACAGGCGAAAGCCTGCCCCCGACCGGCCTGGGAGCAAAGCCCAGCGACGTTTCGCCCGAGCGCGACCCGCGCGAGGCTTTGGTTGATTGGATGGCGGCGCCGGACAACCCGTTCTTTGCCAAGGCGCTGGTGAATCGGTACTGGAAGCATTTCTTCAGCCGCGGCATCGTCGATCCCGAAGACGACATGCGGGTGACGAACCCGGCCTCGAATCCACAGTTGCTTGACGCCCTCGCCAAGCACTTCGCCAGCAGTCATTTCGATCTGAAAGAGCTGGTGCGGACCATCTGCCGCTCGAGCGCTTATCAACTGAGCGCGCTGCCGAACGACTACAACCTGAACGACAAGCAGAATTTCTCGCGCTACTATCCCAAGCGCCTCACGGCCGAGGTTCTGTTGGATGCGTTGGACGGCGTTACCGCCGCGCCCAGTAGCTTCTCGGGATTGCCGGCCGGCACGAGGGCCGTGCAGATTCCGGATACGGGCGTGAATTCGTACTTCCTCACGGTATTCGGCAAGCCCGAAGCAGCTAGTGCTTGCGAGTGCGAGCGTTCGCAAGAGGCCAACCTGGCGCAGAGCCTACACCTGCTGAATTCCAGCGAAGTGCAAGGCAAGCTGGCCAACGGCAGCGGACGTGCCGCCCGGCTGGCCGGCGACAAGCAACGCAGCGACGAAGACAAGGTGCGCGAGCTGTACCTGTGCGTCTACTCGCGCGAGCCGGCCTCGGACGAACTGGCGATCGCGACCGGCCACCTGGCCAAGAACGAGAACAAGCAACAGGCCTTCGAGGACATCCTCTGGGCTTTGGTGAATACCAAAGAATTCCTGTTCAATCACTAGTCGGGGCAAAGGCAGGCGGCTCGGCGGCAGCCGGGGCGACTGACAGTTTGTTGCCCGCGATGCGGTTTGCCGACGCGGAAGTGGATTTTTACGCGGCCGGCAATCAGACTAGAGCCTTGAAGTAGGCCTTGGGCCCGCAGCCCACGGCACTGTAGATCCTGCCCTCGGGTTTTGAAAAGCATTGGCGGAACCTGGCGAGCCCTTCGCCGGGTGCTGGAGTAGCGTCGAGCGCGACCGAATGGCTACTGCGCGACACTCGCGTGGCGGCCCAGCGATCGGCTTTGCGGCGCGAGGACTTAGACCCACCTTCCCAACCTACCTGCCCCGCAACGACCTGCCGGTCGTTCGGCCCCGCACCAGGGCCTCGACGATGGAGAATGCTGTGTCTCGAATCTCGACCGGAGCGCGTCGCGCCGTAGTGTGCTGGATGCGCCGTCTGCTACTTGTTGTTGCGCTGCTGATGATCCCCGCAGGCAGTGCGTGGGCCCAGTTGCCAGCCGCGCAGTTGCACGCGTTATTTCCGGCCGGCGGACGGCAAGGAACGATTGTCGACGTGCGGCTTGCTGGCGGCACCGATATCGACGGCGCCGATCGGCTGGTCTTCTCGCATTCGCATGTCACCGCTGTGCAGAAAACACGGGCTCCCACGCCGTTTGAATCCGGACCGCAAGGAATTCCGAGTGAGTTCACCGTGGCCATTCATCCGGACGTGCCGCCGGGCATCTACGAGGCGCGATTCAGCGGAAGATTCGGCATCTCGAACCCGCGCGCATTCGTGGTGGGCAATCTGCCCGAGCAAAAGGAGCCGGCCGACAATCACTCTCCGGAAAAGGCCGCGGCGATCCCGTTCAATACGATCATCAATGGCACGGCCGATGCCACCAGCAACGACTACTTCAAGATCGCGCTCAAGAAAGACGAGCAAGTGGTGATCGACTGCTGGGCCGAGCGCATCGATTCGCGGCTGGATGGCACGCTTGTAATTTACGATGCGAGTGGTCGTGAACTGTCGTTCGATCGTGATACGAATCGCCGCGATCCACTCTTGGCGTTCACAGCGCCGGCCGACGGCTTGTACACCATCAAGCTGTACGACTTCCTTTATCGGGGCGGCGCCGACTACTTCTATCGCTTGCTCGTTACCACAGGTCCCTATATCGACTTTGTCGATCCGCCGGTCGCGGTGCCTGGAACGAAGGCGAGCTTCACGCTTTTCGGCAGCCATTTGCCGGGCGGGGCCAAGGTCGAGGGAATGACCTCGCGCGGCCGTACGCTTGAGAAATTGACGATCGAGATCGAAGCGCCAGCCGGCCAGGCTACAGACGAGTTGACGATCAGCAACCTGGTGCGAGCCCAAGACGCAACGCTCGACGGCTTTGAATACCGGCTTTCGACGCCGGCCGGGGATTCAAACCCCTGCCTGATTGGCTTCACGTCGGCCGCCGTGGTTGAAGAGCAAGAGCCTAATGACGACCCGAACAAGCCGCAGCCGATCAGCGTGCCTTGCACGTTTGTGGGTCGGTTCTCGCCGCGCGGCGACTACGACTGGATTTCGTTCGAGGCCAAAAAGGGTGACTCCTACTGGATCGAAGCCATCTCGCAGCGGCTGGGGCTGCCGACCGATCCGTATGTGCTCGTACAGCGCGTCTCGCGCAACGATAAGGGCGAGAGCCAAGTGACCGACGTCCAAGAGCTGGACGACGCGGGCAAAGGCGCCGGCATTCCTTCGTTCCGGCCCGAAAGCGACGATCCGGCCTATCGATTTCTGGCACCGGAAGATGGCACCTACCGCGTTCTGATTCGCGATCTGTACGCCGGCTCGCGTGGCGATCCACGTTTGATCTATGCCTTGGCCATCCGCCGCGCGGCGCCCGATTTCCGCCTGGTGGCCGTGCCGGCTTACCATACGAACCTCACGGCGCCATCGGATTTTCAGCCGGGCAATCCGTTGTTGCGGCGCGGCGGCACCGAGACGATTAACGTGGTGGCGTTGCGACGCGACGGATACGCAGGCGAGATCAACATCACCGTTGACGGACTTCCTGCCGGAGTGACGGCCCGCCCGGGATTGATCCCGGCCGACCAGAATACAACGACGATCGTATTGCGGGCCGCTGAAGATGCTCACGCCTGGGCCGGCACGATTCGCGTTGTTGGCAAGGCTGCCATCGATGGCAAAGAGATCGCCCGCGTGGCACGTCCTGCCGCCATCGCCTGGCCGGTGCCGCTGAACACGCCTCCCGAGGCGCGACTGGCCCGCGACCTGTGGCTGGCCGTACTCGATTTGGATACGGCGCCGTTTTTGGTGGAACTGGGCGAAGACAAGACATGGGAAATGTCGCGCGCCGGCAAGCTCGAGATACCGATCAAGGTCGTGCGTCGCGGCGAAATGAAACAACCAGTCACGCTCACGGCGCTGGCATTACCGGCGAACGTCAAAGCGGCTGCCGTGACGATCGCACCCGAGGCTAGCGAAGGAAAGCTCGCGCTTGAGATCGCGGACAAGGCGAGGCCGGGCGTGTACGACCTCCGCTTGCAGGCGCAAGCAGCCGTCCCATACCGTCGCGATCCGCAAAGCGCCGACGTAGCAGCCGCGGCGAAGCAGGTCATCGAAAAACTCTCTACTGAGCTGGCCGCCGCCTCGCAAGTGACCGAGCAGGCGCGGCTGGCCGCCGAAAAACTGGCCTCCGAGTCGGCCGCCGCCAGCACCCAGGCCACAGCGTCGGCACAGGCTCAAGCTCAGAAGGCGACGGCAGCGGCAGACGAAGCCAAAGCCGCCGCGACCAGGCTCACGCAAGCGCGCGAGGCTGCAGAAAAGGACTCGACGAACCAGGCGCTGGTCAAGGCGAAGGACGATGCCGAGGTCGAAGTCCAAGTGGCCCAAGTGCAATCCGAGGCGGCAGCCGCCGGACGCGTAGCGACCGACAAAGCAGCCACCGAGGCCGCGGCCAAGATGCAAGCCGCTACGGCTGACAAGGCGATTAAGGACAAACTCGCCGCCGATGCAGCCGCCAAGGCCAAGGCGGCGGCCGACGCCAAAACGGCTGCCGACAAACGCGCGGCGGATCTGGCCAAAGCGGCCGAACAGAAAAACGTCAACGTGTTCGAGTCGTCGACGTCGGCCATACTCAAGATTACTAATGCACCGCTGACACTGTCCGTCACGCCGCCGGCCGCTGCGATCAAGCCCGGCATGCCGCTCGAAATTCCCGTCGCTGTGGGACGGCTATATGGTTTCGCCGATCCGTTGGAAGTCGAGCTGGTCGTGCCCGAGGCGGTCAAGGGTGTGTCGGCAGCCAAGTTGACTCTGCCTCCCGAAATGGTGGACGCAAAGTTCGCTCTGACCACCACGGCCGAATCACCGGCGGGTAAGCATTCGTTGATTGCTCGAACCAAGTTCAAATTTGGCGGAGCGGACTTCACGGTCGATCAGCCTGTGCAAATCAAAATTGAAGCCGCGCAATAGTTCCTACTCAACATTTGCTAGGAAATCCAACTAGAGTGACGTATTCACGCGGTAATGCCATGACAGCAAAGTTAACGAATCGTTTCTCGTTTTGGGCGCCACGTCCCGTTCGCGTGCAAGGCACCAGAACGACGGGCGCAAGAGTGTTGGGTGCAAAAGTGACGGGTGCCATGCCCACGCTCGCGTGGCCATGCCTGATCGCGACGTTCATCGTCACGACGACCACTGCCCCGCACGTGCGCGCCGACGATGCGCCCGCGACGATTCCCATTGCTGACGTAAAGCGTGACGTTCCGGTTGATTTCGCCAAGGATGTGCAACCGTTGCTACAGAAGCATTGCGTGGCTTGCCATAACACCACGACGCACGAAGGGGGCTTAAGCCTGGAAAGCCCGCAAACGATTCTCAAGGGGGGTGACAGCGGCCCAGGTGTCGTGGCCAACAAAAGTGTCGAGAGTCTGCTGCTCAAACGGGCCAGCGGTCAGCTCGACGACTTGATGCCGCCGCCGGGAAACAAAGCCAATGCTACGCCGATGTCGAGCGAGGAATTGGGGCTCGTGAAGCTGTGGATCGACCAGGGGGCGACCGGCAATAATGGCGCGGGCGAGTCGATCGCCTGGCAGCCGCTGCCGCCAGGTGTGAATCCGATCTATGCGGTAGCCCTCACGCCCGATGGCCAATACACAGCCTGCGGCCGCGCGAATCAGATATTTGTCTATCACACGCCCACCGGCAAATTGGTCGGTCGCTTGACCGATCCAGAGTTGTTGCGTGCCGGCGTCTACCAGAAGCCAGGCGTAGCGGATCTTGACCTGGTGCAATCGCTGGCAATCAGCCCGGATGGCTACACGCTGGCCTCGGGCGGCTACCGCACGATCAAGTTGTGGAGTCGGCCGCGTAACGTGCGTGCGTTCACTCTCGACGCCGTAGCGCCCGAATCCGTGGCAGCGATCACCGTCAGTGCCGATGGCAAATGGTTGGCCACAGGCGGTAACGACGGACAAGTGAAATTGTGGGACGCAACCCAAGGCGCCGCGGCCCGAACGCTTTCCGGACACACAGCCGGCATTACGTCGCTCGTGTTTTCGGCGGATGGCGCGCGGCTCTTCTCCGGCTCGCTCGACAAGTCGGTCCGCTGCTGGCAAGTGGCCGACGGCGCGGCGCAAGGTGGCATTAGCGTGCCGGCCGCCGTGAACGCTGTGGCAATTATGGCCGATGGCTCGCAGATCGCGGCCGGTGGCGCAGATAATTTGATCCGCGTGTGGAACATCGCTTCGGCAACGTCGCAACAAGTGGCCGAGGCGGCGCCTGTGGCCGCTTTCTCGGGCCATGCCCAACCGATCACGTCGCTGGCCAACGTGCCTGGCATGCCGCCGCGCATTCTCTCAGGCAGTGCCGACGGCACAGCACGGCTGTGGAACCTGGCCGATGGCAAGGTCATGCAGCAGCTCGATCACGGCAGCCCGGTGACGGCTGTCGCCGTGCGGCCCGATGGAGCTCGCTTTGCCACGGCAGGCGTCGGCGGCATTGCCAAACTGTGGAACGCGGCGGACGGCAAGCTGGTGGCTGACCTGCGCGGTGACGTTCGCGCACAACTGCAAACCGCCTCGGCCGAGCGGACCGTGGCCGATCGCACCCGTGACCTGGCGCACTTCACGGCCGCCGTCGCCACGTCGGAAAAGGCGTCAACCTCGGAAGCCGAAGGCGTAACGAAGGCGATGGAGGCGCTCACCGCCGCTGAAAAGGGTCGCACGGAGAAGACCGAAGCCGCCAAAAAAGCAGAAGAAGAAAAAGTCGCGGCCGAAAAGGCCTCGACCGAAGCCGTGGCCGCCGCTAAAGCGGCCGACGATGCCAAGTCCGGCGCCGACAAGGTCATCGCCGATGCCGAGGCCGCCGCTAAAACCACCAGCGAAATGGCGGCTCAGGCCACGGCCGCAGCCGATGCCGCGCCGGGCAACAGGTTCCTGGCCGACGCCAAAGCCGCGGGTGAGAAAGCTATCGTCGAAGCCACGGCCAAAATCGCCGCTAGCAAAGAAGCCAAAGTCGCTGCGGAGAAGGCCGTGGTGGAGTCGCCGGCTAAAGTCAAAGCGGCCGCCGACGCTTTGGCGGCGAAAGTAAAGGCGGCCACCGATGGTGACGCGGCGCGCAAGCAGGCGGAAACCGGCTTCACCGCGGCCGAGCAGGCACTGGCCGCATCGAACGTCGCCGCCAAGCGCGCGGCCGAGGCCGTACCCGTTGCCAAGGCGACCCAAGCAGCCGGCGAAGCGGCGCTCAAACAATCGCAGGCCGAGCTCGAGAAGGCCAAGCAAACCGCCGTGGCCAGCGAACAACCGATCCGCACCGTCGCGTTCTCGCCCGATAATGTGCAGCTGGTGACCGGCGGTGACGACCGCCTGATTCATCTATGGAGCGCCGACAATGGCGCCGCGTTCGAGACCTATTCGGGTCATGCCGCGCCGGTGCTGGCCGTTGCCTTTGCCGGCGACGGTCGCGTGGTATCTGGTAGCGCCGACAAATCAGCAATCGCGTGGGACCTGCACCCGGCCTGGACCTGGCAGCGCACGATCGGTGGCCCGGAGAGCGCGTTGCTCGTCGACCGGGTCACGGCGCTCGACTTCAGCCCCGACGGCAAGCTACTCGCCAGCGGCAGTGGAGAGCCGTCGCGCAGCGGCGAACTGAAGATCTGGAACGTGGCCGACGGCACACTGGCGCGCGAGATCGCCGACGCTCATAGCGATACGATCTTCGGGCTCGATTTTTCGCCCGACGGCAAGTATCTGGCGTCGTGCGGCGCCGACAAGTTCGTCAAGGTTTTCGACGTGGCCAAGGGAAGTCTGGCTAAGAGCTTCGAGGGGCATACCCATCACGTGCTGACCGTAGCCTGGCAATCGCAGGGACGCGTCCTAGCTAGCGGCGGCGCGGACAACGTCATCAAGGTCTGGAACTTCGAAACGGGCGAGCAGCAGCGCACCATCGGCGGCTTTGCCAAGGAAGTCACTGCCGTGGCCTTTGTCGGCACCGGAGACGAAACGATTTCCTGCACGGGCGACAAGCTGGTGCACCTCTATCAGACCGATAGCGGCAAGAAAGTCCGCGACTTCGGCGGTGCAAGCGACTTCATGTACGCCGCCGCCATCACGCCCGACGGCAAGCTGCTCGTGGCCGGCGGTCAGGATAGCACCCTACGCGCCTGGACCGCACAGGATGCCAAGGCACTCTATACACTCGAAGCGGCAAAGCCGTAGAGCGCGTTCGCCGTCGCTGCTAAACACGTACTTCATTGATTCCGCGCGGGATGCTATGTATTGACGCGTCGAATCGCTCGGCGATTCGCTCGCTTGGACAAGCCAACCGTAACACGCAGGACCAGCAGATCTCGGAAGTCTGCCGGGCGTGCGGCGTCCGCCGGGCAATCGTGCGTGGAAGCATTGCTTCGACCCCTGGCGGACCTGGTACAGAATCCGCAATCGTCTGGCCCACCGTGCGCACCGCCGCGATCGACGCTCTGGCGTTGTTGGGTGGCGATCCGAGCGATGCCGTGCCACGCCAATACCCTATGGGTCGACGGAGCGCTAACCGTGGCCACGGCCGAAACCGTGTTGATCCTGCCCATGGGCAGGCATTGGGTCGTGCTAGCAATCCGTCACGCGATGCCCAGCCGCACGACCATCTCCTTGATGTGACGCAGCCGCCGGTCGCTGTGGTCGCATTTCAACTCCTCGGCGGGAATTAGCGTGCGACGGCAGGAGCGCGGGCCGACGTCGGCGTGCTGGCAATGCGATTGCCGTACCTGCCATGCGCGGTAATGACGGAGAGCCGCATGCGGGAGCGCAGTAGCGGCCGCGCTCTTTTGTCGGAAGACGTATGTGGTTGCAGACGCCCAGAGGGTCACGGCAAAGTCACCGCAAAATACTCAGACAACCATGCACAGTCCCTCTTGCGCCGTCAATCTCTTCGTATTTTGCCCATCTACATGAAACGCCTACCGGAAATGTCTTCGGAATCGGAAGTAACCATTTTTTCGTTAGGGTTTACCTTTCTTACTCAACTGCCGCGACTGGCAAGGCCGATACTACGGGCACGAATACCTACAGCGGAGTTCTCCGCTGTGTGATTGCGCGGATACTGTCCGTGGAACTTATGTGGACTCCGACGATGTCGATTAGCCGCCTGAAAGCGTCCTTGCTCACGTTGGCCGTCCAGATGCTATGCGTCTCGGTGGCGCTGGGAACCGAGCAGGGAGTGCAGCAGTACTCATCCACGCACCCGCCGGGGCCGCAGCAGGCGAGCGGTCCTCCGCAGCCAGGCCATGATCGGCCCGGACCGGGACCCACCGTCGGGGATGAGACGCCGAGCGGCATTGATGCCCCGGGTCCCGAGTTCATGAGCATTGAGGATATGGAGGTTTGGGCCCCGGCGGACATCAGCACCTACGGTGCTGGCATCCCGGCCAATACAGGCTGGTGGTTTTCTTGGGACTATCTGCGATACACGGTGTCGCCGCCGAAGCGGACGATCATCGGTAATCCCAGCATTTCGACCGCGTACTTTACCGGCACGCCGAACTACTTTGGAGCCTCGGTCGGCCAGGGCATCGTGACGCTCCCCAGTTCAATCACGCCGCCTACCGGTACCACAACTCTCGGTGGTAGCAATGCGGGCGTGCAGCTTGGTCCAATGGACACAGGGTTTATTGGCGACGGACCCTCCAACGGCTATCGTTGGGAAGGTGGTTGGATGGACAAGAGCCACGGCTTCTTGCTAAGCGCGTTCAGGCTCTATGACAACGATCAGCAGGCCGTTGGTCAAAACGTGGGCGTACCGTTCTACGCACCGCCGCAAGGGCCCTACGGAATCTCGCTCCTGCAGGGGTTCGTTGACCCGAGCGGTCTAGGACACGACGCCGACCTCAACGGCAACGGCATCTTCGGCCGCTATGGAGCCAACCCGACGTCAGGACAGGTACCTGCCAATCCCGGCACCGCGCCGGACTTCGGTGACTTGGCCACGCTGCCGACGAATTTCACCAGAATCCTTGTCCAGGACCATCGTGCCACGTGGGGCGCCGAAGCCGACTATGTTTGGCGCCTACGAGAGCGTTATCATCCGACGACCTGGGAAATCCTCGGCGGCGTACGCTACTTCCGCTGGGATGAAAGTTTCTACGTCTTGGGTCAAGGTGGCGTACTGGACTATAGCTACTGGAACACCCGTGCCATCAACAACCTGGTGGGTCCCAACATCGGGTTGCGATTTGCCCATCGCCGCAACCGGTTGAATTTGACCAGCGAAGTACGCTATTCGCCAATGGCGAATATTCAGAACAACCAGCAACAAGGACTGATCGCGGGCCTTACTGTCCCTGGTGCGCCGGCAACGATCACCGGCAATTCGCTTAATCTGCAGCCCACCGGCTGGAACACTGCCATCGGCAAGACCGAGTTCTCCAACCTCGCAGAGCTGCGACTCAACCTGCAATACCAGATCTTCAACAAGGCCTCGGTCAACGTCGGTTGGACCGGCTTGATCGTCGACGGCATTGCCCGTCCTAGCGACATGATCAACTACACGCTGCCGAACATGGGCCTGCTTGTTCACGGCAACAATCGCCAGACCGTGTTCATGCAAGGCTTCACGCTCGGCTTCATCTTCAATCGCTAGTCGCCCATCGTAGCAACAGCGAACGAAGCGATAGATCAGCGTGATCGTGGGACATTATCCGGTGCCGCGAGGACGGGGTATTACCTGGGGCGACCGGACTGAATTACGGCGCACAATGCCCATCGATCACAGAGAGAGGGTTGCAGCCCGCCGCAATCGAATGGCCGCCCATCCACCAGCGACCGAGGGGACATGACGGAACCACGGCTGGCCAGGATCGTGGCCTGCGTGATTTCTGTGGGACCGACCGTGCCTCCGGTTCCGCGCTCCTGCTCGTTGCGGAAGCTTGGCACATACGCTCACCACGAATGGATGCGAGTCGGATGTTCGGCAACGATAGACAGCTCGCATTGCGTCAATTTCGCAGCGAGCGCCGAGTTCATCTCACAGCGTCCAAGGACAATGCTCACACTTAGACAGCGTCGGCACTGCGCAACTTGCGAAGCTCGTCCAACTCGCTCATCAAGCGATGGCGCAGTGGGCTTTCCGGACGAAGCTCGTCGAGCAATGCTTCCGCCTTGACCAGCGAGGCTTCATCATACTCTCCGCCTTTGAACATCTTCCGCCAGCTGCGCACGACTTCCTGCTCGGTTAGCACTCGGACCACCCTTCTCGAAGAGTTGCAGATTTAGTACAGCCAACACGGCCCGCTGCCGTCTGGCCCCACAACAGGACGACACACTCATCCTACCCGGGACCGCTGTAGGGGACAATCTCGCGATTTCTGCGCTCGAGTCCGCAATGCTGGCAACATGCCGAGTCGTTCGTCCGCAATTGTTAGCGGGCAAACGACTGTAGCGATGGGTCTGTCCCCCCACTGGCGGAGTTCACGGGCGGACAATGGACGCAGGCCGTGGCGAAGCGATGCTCCCTGCCACTACCAGAATTCGCTCCGAAACTACTACTGGTTTACCTCGAAACGCTTTCCAGCGACGCGCGGTGGGCCGGCTCCGGAGAGCCGCGATTTATATAGCCCGGATCGATCTTGGCCAATTCTTCGGCCAGGGTTTCGACGGTGTAGCGGATCTGCTCTTCGGTATGGATCGAGGTGATGAAGAACCGCAGCCTGGCGGCCTTTTCCTCGACGGCCGGATGAAGAATCGGCTGGACGTTGACTCCCCGTCGCTCCATCGCCTGCGACATTTCCAAGCAGTGCAGCGAGTTGCCCAAAATG
The sequence above is drawn from the Pirellulales bacterium genome and encodes:
- a CDS encoding DUF1549 domain-containing protein, producing MTPTAVFPRLVALSLAIALASNVVAEEVAINTSVPPPAGPAAPVVDLGAATELSFATGANALLRGRDAQRQLVVMAKYAAGITRDATRQIAFSSNPAGIVSVDSTGLVTPLADGKTVVTAQAAGGVNASMEVAVDHFVDDPQINFPNQIVPIFTKLGCNSGGCHGKASGQNGFKLSLLGFEPGEDYEHLVKEARGRRLFPAAPDRSLLLTKPINAIPHGGGQRLDKESLEYRLLKRWITQGMPYGKDTDPKVARIEVLPEYSIMARRGEQQIAVLAHYTDGAIEDVTRLAQFDPNDNEMAEVSNLGLVKTLDLTGDVAVMARYQGHVGVFRANVPLGVNVDTLPPSQNFVDDLVFAKLKTLGVPPSVVCDDATFLRRVSVDIAGRLPTLEETKAFLAETDPAKRDRAIDRLLDSSDYADYFANKWTAVLRNRRQNPNYMHGTYAFHDWIRESLYANKPYDQFVRDILTASGDVGDNPPVAWYREVKDTNQQVEDSAQLFLGLRIQCARCHHHPFEAWSQRDYYGFSAFFSQVARKPGDQTDEQRVFSKRGAARATNPKTGESLPPTGLGAKPSDVSPERDPREALVDWMAAPDNPFFAKALVNRYWKHFFSRGIVDPEDDMRVTNPASNPQLLDALAKHFASSHFDLKELVRTICRSSAYQLSALPNDYNLNDKQNFSRYYPKRLTAEVLLDALDGVTAAPSSFSGLPAGTRAVQIPDTGVNSYFLTVFGKPEAASACECERSQEANLAQSLHLLNSSEVQGKLANGSGRAARLAGDKQRSDEDKVRELYLCVYSREPASDELAIATGHLAKNENKQQAFEDILWALVNTKEFLFNH
- a CDS encoding PPC domain-containing protein encodes the protein MSRISTGARRAVVCWMRRLLLVVALLMIPAGSAWAQLPAAQLHALFPAGGRQGTIVDVRLAGGTDIDGADRLVFSHSHVTAVQKTRAPTPFESGPQGIPSEFTVAIHPDVPPGIYEARFSGRFGISNPRAFVVGNLPEQKEPADNHSPEKAAAIPFNTIINGTADATSNDYFKIALKKDEQVVIDCWAERIDSRLDGTLVIYDASGRELSFDRDTNRRDPLLAFTAPADGLYTIKLYDFLYRGGADYFYRLLVTTGPYIDFVDPPVAVPGTKASFTLFGSHLPGGAKVEGMTSRGRTLEKLTIEIEAPAGQATDELTISNLVRAQDATLDGFEYRLSTPAGDSNPCLIGFTSAAVVEEQEPNDDPNKPQPISVPCTFVGRFSPRGDYDWISFEAKKGDSYWIEAISQRLGLPTDPYVLVQRVSRNDKGESQVTDVQELDDAGKGAGIPSFRPESDDPAYRFLAPEDGTYRVLIRDLYAGSRGDPRLIYALAIRRAAPDFRLVAVPAYHTNLTAPSDFQPGNPLLRRGGTETINVVALRRDGYAGEINITVDGLPAGVTARPGLIPADQNTTTIVLRAAEDAHAWAGTIRVVGKAAIDGKEIARVARPAAIAWPVPLNTPPEARLARDLWLAVLDLDTAPFLVELGEDKTWEMSRAGKLEIPIKVVRRGEMKQPVTLTALALPANVKAAAVTIAPEASEGKLALEIADKARPGVYDLRLQAQAAVPYRRDPQSADVAAAAKQVIEKLSTELAAASQVTEQARLAAEKLASESAAASTQATASAQAQAQKATAAADEAKAAATRLTQAREAAEKDSTNQALVKAKDDAEVEVQVAQVQSEAAAAGRVATDKAATEAAAKMQAATADKAIKDKLAADAAAKAKAAADAKTAADKRAADLAKAAEQKNVNVFESSTSAILKITNAPLTLSVTPPAAAIKPGMPLEIPVAVGRLYGFADPLEVELVVPEAVKGVSAAKLTLPPEMVDAKFALTTTAESPAGKHSLIARTKFKFGGADFTVDQPVQIKIEAAQ
- a CDS encoding c-type cytochrome domain-containing protein produces the protein MPTLAWPCLIATFIVTTTTAPHVRADDAPATIPIADVKRDVPVDFAKDVQPLLQKHCVACHNTTTHEGGLSLESPQTILKGGDSGPGVVANKSVESLLLKRASGQLDDLMPPPGNKANATPMSSEELGLVKLWIDQGATGNNGAGESIAWQPLPPGVNPIYAVALTPDGQYTACGRANQIFVYHTPTGKLVGRLTDPELLRAGVYQKPGVADLDLVQSLAISPDGYTLASGGYRTIKLWSRPRNVRAFTLDAVAPESVAAITVSADGKWLATGGNDGQVKLWDATQGAAARTLSGHTAGITSLVFSADGARLFSGSLDKSVRCWQVADGAAQGGISVPAAVNAVAIMADGSQIAAGGADNLIRVWNIASATSQQVAEAAPVAAFSGHAQPITSLANVPGMPPRILSGSADGTARLWNLADGKVMQQLDHGSPVTAVAVRPDGARFATAGVGGIAKLWNAADGKLVADLRGDVRAQLQTASAERTVADRTRDLAHFTAAVATSEKASTSEAEGVTKAMEALTAAEKGRTEKTEAAKKAEEEKVAAEKASTEAVAAAKAADDAKSGADKVIADAEAAAKTTSEMAAQATAAADAAPGNRFLADAKAAGEKAIVEATAKIAASKEAKVAAEKAVVESPAKVKAAADALAAKVKAATDGDAARKQAETGFTAAEQALAASNVAAKRAAEAVPVAKATQAAGEAALKQSQAELEKAKQTAVASEQPIRTVAFSPDNVQLVTGGDDRLIHLWSADNGAAFETYSGHAAPVLAVAFAGDGRVVSGSADKSAIAWDLHPAWTWQRTIGGPESALLVDRVTALDFSPDGKLLASGSGEPSRSGELKIWNVADGTLAREIADAHSDTIFGLDFSPDGKYLASCGADKFVKVFDVAKGSLAKSFEGHTHHVLTVAWQSQGRVLASGGADNVIKVWNFETGEQQRTIGGFAKEVTAVAFVGTGDETISCTGDKLVHLYQTDSGKKVRDFGGASDFMYAAAITPDGKLLVAGGQDSTLRAWTAQDAKALYTLEAAKP